GTTGTCCTTTTTGCGGTGCGCAAGATACCAAAGTCATAGACTCGCGTTTAGCGAGTGATGGCGATCAAGTGCGTCGACGCCGTGAATGTTCTGAATGCTCAGAACGTTTTACGACGTTTGAACAAGCTGAACTTAGTATGCCGCGCATTGTGAAAACCAATGGTAGTCGTGAACCTTTTACAGAAGAGAAATTGCGTGCGGGTATGTTGCGCGCATTAGAAAAGCGTCCCGTTAGTACCGACAGTATTGAAACCGCGGTTGCGCATATTAAACGTGAATTGTTGCATCGCGGTGAACGCGAAACGGCTTCACGCGTCATTGGTGATTTGGTTATGCAGGAATTACGTAAGCTGGATCAAATAGCTTATATTCGTTTTGTTTCTGTTTATCTTAGCTTCGCTGATATCGATGCGTTTCGTGAAGTGATTAATCGTTTAGAACAAGATCCCACACCTGAAATGCATCGTGATCAAATTTCTTTATTGCACGATTCTTGATTGGAATAAGAAATCAAGCGCATGCATAATTTTATATTTACAGCTGACGATTCGCGCTACATGGCGCAAGCTTTACGTTTAGCAGAGCAGGGTTTGTATACCACGGATCCTAATCCGCGCGTCGGTTGCGTCATCGTGCGCGAGCATAAAATTATTGGTGAAGGTTATCATCAAGTTGCTGGCGACGCGCATGCGGAAGTGCATGCTTTACGCGCAGCGGGTGAGCAAGCGCGTGGCGCGATTGTCTATGTAACGTTAGAACCGTGCGCACATCACGGCCGTACACCACCGTGTGTTGATGCATTAATTGCGGCAGGTGTTAGTGAAGTAGTGTTTGCTGTGCAAGATCCCAATCCGCGAGTTGCAGGTAAAGGCATGTTAGCGTTGCAAGCCGCGGGCATTCAAGTTCGTTGGGGTTTAATGAGCGAACAAGCGGAATTATTGAATGTGGGTTTTATAAGTCGTATGCGTCGTGGTCGCCCTTGGCTACGTTTAAAATTAGCCGGCAGTTTAGATGGTCGCACCGCATTAAAAAATGGTGAAAGTCAGTGGATCACGGAAGAAGCTGCGCGTACGGATGTACACCAGTGGCGTGCACGTGCGTCGGCTATTATGACCGGTAGTGGCACTATTATGACGGATGATCCACGTTTAAATGTACGTTGGACTGCGCCTCATCAATCATCGCCTAAAATTATTCCTCGCGTGATTTTAGATAGTCAGTTGCGCATACCAACAACAGCAAAAATTTTTCAACATCCGGGGCCTGTTTGGTTGATGAGCAAAGCTGGTTTAGTAGCTAGACCTGCTTTTCTAGATGATGCACAGACGCCAGTTGAAATTATTCAAATCTCCACTAATCAAGACAGGCGCTTACATTTGCCAGATGTGTTAAATGAGCTAGGCCGTCGTGAAATTAATGAATTGCATGTTGAATGTGGTGAAACATTAGCGGGCGCTTTATTAGAAGCGGGCTTAGTAGATGAGCTGATTGTTTATCTTGCGCCTTGTATTTTAGGTCGTGATGCACGTGCCATGTTTGGTTTGTCGATCATTAATAAATTATCTGCGCGAATAACGTTAGAGTTTGCCGATATTCGTCAAGTGGGACGCGATTTGCGTATCATTGCAAAACCTGTATTTCTGAATCAATAAGGCTTAAGCATGTCAACCATTGTAGTTGTACGTAAAAATAATCAAGCTTGCATCGCGGCGGATACGTTGACGACTTTTGGCGATTTAAAATTAACGGCTGCGCGCGATCGTTTTCACGAAAAAATTCAAATAAGCAACACGAGTTTTTTTGGTATTGTCGGTAGTGCAGCACATAGTTTGGTAATGGATGATGTGATCAGTGAAGGTGAAATTACTTTAGATTTAACGTCTCGCCATGCCATTTTTCAAAGTTTTTTAAAATTGCATAGCGTCTTAAAAGATCATTATTTTTTAAATCCAAAAGGCGAAGATAATGATCCGTATGAAAGTTCGCAAATTGACGCGTTGATTGCTAATCCTTCAGGGATTTTTGGTGTGTTTGGGTTGCGTGATGTAAATGAGTTTACGCAATTTTGGGCAATAGGTTCGGGCGCTGATTATGCTTTAGGTGCAATGCACGTGTTATATGATCAGCTTGAAAGTGCAGAAGCAATCGCGTTGGCGGGCGCTGCTGCAGGTGCGGCATTTGATAATGCATCGGGTTTGCCGCTTACGCATCGAGTTATTACCTTGGCAGGAAATTAAAATGTTTACCGGCATTATTGCTGATGTAGGTTCCATTGCATCATTAGAATCGCTGGGTGGCGATGCGCGCATTTCTATATCCGTAAATAATTTAAATTTAGCTGATGAAACGATGGGTGCAAGCATTGCGGTCAATGGCGTTTGTTTAACGCTGGTTGAAAAATCTCCACGGCATTTTTCGGCTGATGTTTCTTTGGAAACCTTGGCTCGTACTACTTTAGGCAAATTAGAAATTGGTAATCGTGTTAATTTAGAATCCGCACTGCGTCCTCAAACTGCTTTAGGTGGACATTTAGTCAGTGGTCATGTTGATGGTGTTGCAACGGTTGTATCGCGTGATGCTGATGCACGTTCAGAACGTTTTGTATTTTCTGCGCCAACGGGACTTGCACGTTATATAGCCACAAAAGGTTCGGTGTGTTTGGACGGTGTAAGTTTAACGGTGAACGAAGTAGATGCGCTGCACTTTGGCGTTAATATTGTGCCTCACACCTTAGCGAATACGATTATGGGTGATTATAAAATTGGCAGTATTGTTAATTTAGAAGTAGATATTATTGCGCGTTATTTAGAACGTTTATTAAATGCTCAGCAGAGCCATTGAGTGAAACTAACGATATGTCCTTAAATACGACCGAAGAAATTATTGAAGACCTACGTTTAGGTAAAATGGTCATCATCATGGATGATGAAGATCGAGAAAATGAAGGTGATTTAGTAATGGCGGCTGCAGCCGTCCGCCCTGAAGATATTAACTTCATGGCCTTATATGGTCGCGGTTTAATTTGTTTGACCTTAACGCGTGAACGTTGCAAACGTTTAAATTTGCCCTTGATGCCAAAATTTGGTCAAGGATTACATTCCACTAATTTTACTGTGTCTATTGAAGCGGCGCACGGCGTCACCACTGGCATTTCTGCGGCTGATCGTGCGGCGACGATTCGTGCCGCAACTAAACCCGATAGTAAACCGGAAGATTTAGTGCAACCCGGTCATGTGTTTCCATTGATGGCAGAAGACGGTGGTGTTTTAGTGCGTGCCGGTCATACAGAAGCAGGTTGTGATTTAGCGCGTTTAGCTGGTTTTGAAGCATCAGCAGTGATTGTGGAGATTTTAAAAGAAGACGGCAATATGGCGCGTCGTCCAGACTTAGAAGTTTTTGCGGCTAAACATAATTTAAAAATCGGTACTATCGAAGATTTAATTCGCTATCGAATCTTAAATGAACACACCGTTGAACGTATTGATGCAACACTTTTTTCCAGCGAATACGGTGATTTTGAATTAGTAGTTTTTAATGATCGCATTCATCATGCAACGCATATCGCATTAGTCAAAGGACCTATCGATTCAAATAAAACCACGTTAGTGCGCGTGCATGTAGAAAATCCTTTATATGATATGTTTGCCGCACGTGATAGCCGTGGGTGGCCCTTGCATGATGCGATGAAACGTATCGCATCGGCTGAGCAAGGTGTATTAGTTTTCTTAACACGCGCACATGCCGGTTTGGGTTTACTTGATCAAGTGCAGCGTTTAAAAGCGAGTCATAATCAGCAAGAAGTTGAATCTGATCAAAAGCCCACTGATTTACGTACCTATGGTATAGGTGCGCAAATCTTGGCAGATTTAGGTGTAAAGAAAATGCATATTTTAAGCGCACCTAAAGTCCTGCATGGTTTGGGTGCTTTTGGTTTGGAAGTGTTGGATTATATTTCTGAATAAGAATTAGCGAGCGATTATGTCAAACGATTTATTATATTCATCGGGTAAGACCTCGGCATTGCGTGCGGAAAATTTTCGTTTTGCAATTGTTGCAGCGCGTTTTAATGCGCATATCGTTGACAAATTATTAGCAGGCGCTGAAAAAGCTTTGCTCACACACGGTGCTGATTCTAAAGCGCTTACAGTGGTGCGTGTGCCTGGTGCGTTTGAATTGCCTTTAGCGGCGCAAAAATTAGCTGCGACGGGGCGTTATGATGCAGTGATTACCTTAGGCTGTGTCATTCGTGGTGACACACCCCATTTTGACTATGTTTGTAATGAATGCGCACGTGGCATTAATGAAGTTGCATTAAAATATAATATGCCGGTTATTTTTGGTGTATTAACGACCGATAATACGATGCAAGCCGAAGTACGTGCCGCAGATAATAATAACAAAGGCATTGATGCGGCTTTAACAGCGATTGAAATATTACAGCTTTATCAAACTGAGGCATTTAAACCCGCATGAGTATGAGTCGTCAACATCAAGGCCGACGTCATGCACGTCGTCGTGCGTTACAGGGCTTATATCAATGGCACATGAATGCGGTACCAGCGTCAGATATTTATACACAGTTTGTTGAGACGCAAGATATGCGCAACACTGACATGGAATATTTTAAACAGTTGTTAGTGGGTGTGATCGCTGGTGTTGAAGCGTGGGATCAGTTTATCAGTAGCTACGGTCATATCCCTTTAGTGCAAATGGATCCCGTAGAACGCAATATTTTACGAATTGCATTTTATGAGTTGCGTGAATGTTTAGATATTCCTTATCGCGTGACTATTAATGAAGCGGTTGAGCTCGCCAAAGTGTTTGGTGCAGAAGATGGCCACAAATATATTAATGCCGTATTAGATAAAGCCTGTAAAACATTACGTTCGGAAGAGCAAGGCCGTCCCTAATGGAATTTGATCTCATCAAACGTTTGACGGAATTAAATAGCGTACAACGTGAAGATGTGATTTTAGGGATTGGTGATGATGCGGCGCGCTTATTAGTGCCCGATGGTCATGAACTAATCGTTAGCATGGATACTTTGGTTAGTGGAGTGCATTTTCCAGAAAATACGACTCCACAAGCGATTGGCTACAAAGCGCTTGCCGTTAATTTAAGTGATTTAGCTGCGATGGGCGCAGAACCTGCGTGGGTAACATTAGCGTTAACGATGCCGCAAGCCAATTCTTTGTGGTTAGAAGCATTCGCGCAAGGTTTTTTAACACTAGCACGCGAACACAATGTGCAATTGATTGGTGGAGATACCACGCAAGGGCCACTCAGTATTACAGTGCAAGCGCATGGTTTTACACCACGAGGTCAAGCGTTGACGCGTGCAGGTGCAAAAGTAGGTGATTACATTGCCGTAACTGGCTATCTGGGTGATGCGGGTCGTGAACTTAAAAGCTTAAATAAATCATCACCACTTAATGATGCTATTAATCGTTTAAATTATCCTTATCCACGTGTGCAAGCAGGATTGGCATTGCTTGGCATTGCAACTGCTTGCATTGATATTTCAGATGGTTTGATTGCAGATTTAGGCCATATCTTAGAACGTAGTCAAGTTGGCGCGCGTGTTTTACTTGATAAAATTCCCATATCAGAAGCAAGTTTGCACAGTAAAGGTTTTCCTGTTTTAGAATTAGCGTTAACCGCAGGCGATGACTATGAGCTGTGTTTTACTTTTCCTGAGTCACGTATAGATGATATTAATAAAATTCAACATCAGCTCAGTTTGCCTATGACGCATATCGGGTTCATTGAAGAAACTAGAGGTTTACGTTTACACAGACCTGATGGCCGTCCTATAGAAATTGCTAATAATGGTTATCAGCATTTTTCTAAGAAAAAATAATGAACCAACCTAATTTTAAAACCTTATGGTCGCGTCCTATTCAATGTTTAGCATTTGGTTTTGGGGCGGGGCTGTCGCCTAAAGCGCCTGGCACTATAGGTACTCTCATCGCTATACCTATTTGGTGGGCGTTAATACAATTTTCTTTTACTTTTTATTTAATCGCCAGCATTTTTATTGCAATTGTCGGCATATATATTTGTCAGCGCGCCGCCGAGCAGTTAGGTGTACATGATCATGGTGGTATTGTTTGGGATGAAATTAGCGGCTTCTTATTAACTATGTTGTTTTTGCCGCCAACGTGGCAAGCCGTTGTTGCAGGATTTTTAGCTTTCCGCTTATTTGATATTGTAAAACCTTGGCCCATTAGTTGGTGTGATCGAAATGTGAAAGGTGGCTTCGGTATCATGCTCGACGACTGGCTAGCAGGTTTATTGGCTGGTTTTTTAATCTTCTTGCTGCAATATTATTGTCATTGCTTGTTCTAATTTTTGCGCTAGCAAGTTTTTCGAATTTATAAAAAACTATGTTAACATAGCGCGCTTTTATTTTTCTAAGACTATTTTAAAAAAGACAATAACACATCAAATGGAATTATTACTATGAGCATCATGCTGCGTTTATTTATTATTTTATTGTTTACACTTTCTCAATCTGCTTGCGTTAAAACCCCTGAAGCTGAAAAAACTGATGAAGTTTATTGGTTATCCAGTCAGAACTGGCAGCCAGGTGAGTGGCATTGGTGGTATCACATACAACAAGGCACTTCCTTATTTCCTTACGATTGGTTTGTGGCATTAGAACAACCGACGTTATCTTGGACAGTTTTTGGTGAAGTACCTTTATTTTCTGCGCCAGATTATTTAGGGCGCTTTGGATTTTTGCCGGATCATGAAAGCAAAATAAATCCAGATAGTTTGCCTGTTGGATTTGCCAAAGGGGATGAGTTTGTTGATCCCTATACAGACGAAGCTCAAACCGTATTAGATCTAACATGCGCGGCGTGTCACACTGGCCAATTAAATATTCGTAAAGATAATAAATTAATTGGTGTGCGTATCGATGGTGGCCCGGCCATGATCGATTTGCAGAGTTTTGAAAAAGCGTTAGGTTATTCCACGGTTTTCACCGATAAAATTCCAGGTCGCTTTGATCGTTTTGCTAAGCGTGTATTAAAAGAAAATTATAATGATCAAACTAAAGCAGCATTAAAAGCTAAATTCAGTGCTTTTTTAAAAACGGGTTTAGCTGAACAAAAAATTATTAAAGATAAAAAAATCTATCCAGTAGAACCTGGTTTTGCACGAGTTGATGCACTTGGACGTATTGGCAATCAAGTGTTCGGCTTTCAATTAAATCTAGATAATTTGCGACCTGCTGATGCGCCAGTAACTTATCCGCATCTTTGGGATACTTCATGGTTTGATTGGGTTCAATATAACGGTTCAGTACAACAGCCTATGGGACGCAGTGTAGGTGAAGCTTTAGGCGTGAAAGCACCTATTGTGTTGCGTGGCGATAAGAAAAATCATTTTAAAACTTCTGTGCATGTTGAAAATCTTCATAAAATTGAATCGTTATTAGCAGGTTCAAAACCTTATGCTGGTTTGCGTGCGCCAGCATGGCCAGAACAACATTTTGGCAAAATAGATCGTGACAAAGCCGCCCGCGGTAGAGCGCTGTATGAGGATTATTGTCAGAGTTGTCATTTGCCCACTATTGAAGTGTTGATGTCTGATTTGGATACGAAAGAACCAAAATATTGGACAGCTAAAAATAATCATGGCCGTCGTTTTATTAAAATGGTGATGGTTGATTTAGATGTTATTGGCACAGATCCTAAACAAGCTATCAATTTTATGGAACGCAAAGCGCAAACCGATGATCTTGGTTTAGGTGAGCAGGGGGCAGGCATTGGTTTGGATCATGTCAGTACCTCTGCTACACAACGTTATTATGCTGATAATAATTTCGATAAAACTAAACAAGATAAATATAATCAGTACCGAGATTTTGCCGAAGATGGTGCGCGTGAATTAAAAGCTTACAAAGCGCGTCCCTTAGATGGCGTGTGGGCAACGCCGCCATTTTTACATAATGGTTCGATCCCTAATCTTTATCAATTATTATCTCCGGTGGAAGAGCGTGTTGCGAGTTTTTATTTGGGCACACATGAGTTTGATCCGGTGCAGGTCGGTTATGTGCTAAAAGATATCAAAGGTGGTTTTTTATTTGATACCCGTATTATCGGTAACAGTAATAAAGGCCACGAGTTTGCTGATAAACCGCTAAGTAATGGGGTTATCGGTCCAATGTTAACCAAAGAAGATCGTTGGGCTTTGATAGAATTTTTGAAAAGGATCTAGATTTTAATATTTATTGCAAAAAAGGCGCTGTCCATGTGATAGCGCCTTTTTTTATTATTCGGTTTTATTTGTTATAAGATTTGCGTTTGGTTAAGACGCTTTATCACGAGCTTTGAGATAAAGCTCGTACATATACTTTTGCATATTCTGTGCGTGAGTTTCTATTTCTGTTTCCGTTGCTTTGGCGTCTATTATTAAAGGCTCACCAATCGTTAAAACAAAACGTGTGAAAGGTTTTGGCAATATAAAGCCATCCCAGGAATTAAATTTCCAGCATTTATCAGCGTGTACACTTAAGGGTATAACCGGTGCACCTGTAAAGCGCGACACAATCAATGCGCCCGATTTAAATTCATGTACTGGGCCGCGAGGCCCATCGGGTGTTATGCATAAAGAACGACCTTCACGTTTAATAATGTTAGTCATTTGGCGTAAGGCGCTAGCACCTGTTTTAGATGAAGATCCACGTACAGTAGGAATGCCCCAGTCGCGCATAGCGCCGGTTGGTATTTCTCCATCTTTGGAAGGACTGATGAGAAAGGTTAATTTAAGACGGCGTTGTTGATGCAATCGAATGATTAACATTGAGGGCGCCAACATATGTTGGTGCCAAAAACACGCAATAATAGGTTTTTTGGCAAGCAGAAATGGTTCTATATGTTGCATGCCTATAATGGTTTTACGAGATCCCCACCATAAAACACGTAGATATAATTTTAGAACTTGTCGGCCTAGCCAAAATTTGAAGGCTTTGTCTTTTTTGGGTGCGGTAGTTTCATCGCTCATAGTGAAGTGTTCCAAATAGCGTTAATGTATTTAATGGTAACTTCGCTGATGTTTTCGCTGGCTAAACATCCTGCATAGTTTTCATCAGGTGAAAAATAATGTAAATGCCATTTTTTTTTGTGTAACAAGGCAGATTTTTCAGCAGATAGATTATTGCTTAAACGAACTTTGCGCAAATTAGATAAACCAACGGTGCCCGCGGCTTTGATGACGGCTTCTAGAGCTGTCCAATGTTGATAAAATTCTTGTAAGTTAAGTTTATCAAAGTCAGGAATGCTATCTGCCAAATAAGTAGAAAACTGCTGATAATTGCGTTGACGAATATATTCAATATCCAGCCCAATACTTTGTTGACTGATGGCGCAACTGATGATGTCTTTAGAATGGCTTAAATTAAATTGCCAAGCGTTAAACTGATTTATTAAATAAGGTTTCGCATAATCATTGGGATAAACGAGGTCTTTAAAATCGAAATGTTGATGATGAATGGATTGCATGCCGAGCTGCAATAAGCGTAATCCGATGCTGCGACGATAGCGTAGCGCAGGATCTTTAAGTGTTAATACCGAATCGCGTTTGTCGCAAGGCAAGGTTTGCAGCCAATCATCTAGTGGCGCCAGCTCTGCTTGATTCATATGATGAATCAATAACAAGGAGGTGTTGAGCA
The nucleotide sequence above comes from Gammaproteobacteria bacterium. Encoded proteins:
- the ribD gene encoding bifunctional diaminohydroxyphosphoribosylaminopyrimidine deaminase/5-amino-6-(5-phosphoribosylamino)uracil reductase RibD, whose amino-acid sequence is MAQALRLAEQGLYTTDPNPRVGCVIVREHKIIGEGYHQVAGDAHAEVHALRAAGEQARGAIVYVTLEPCAHHGRTPPCVDALIAAGVSEVVFAVQDPNPRVAGKGMLALQAAGIQVRWGLMSEQAELLNVGFISRMRRGRPWLRLKLAGSLDGRTALKNGESQWITEEAARTDVHQWRARASAIMTGSGTIMTDDPRLNVRWTAPHQSSPKIIPRVILDSQLRIPTTAKIFQHPGPVWLMSKAGLVARPAFLDDAQTPVEIIQISTNQDRRLHLPDVLNELGRREINELHVECGETLAGALLEAGLVDELIVYLAPCILGRDARAMFGLSIINKLSARITLEFADIRQVGRDLRIIAKPVFLNQ
- the thiL gene encoding thiamine-phosphate kinase — protein: MEFDLIKRLTELNSVQREDVILGIGDDAARLLVPDGHELIVSMDTLVSGVHFPENTTPQAIGYKALAVNLSDLAAMGAEPAWVTLALTMPQANSLWLEAFAQGFLTLAREHNVQLIGGDTTQGPLSITVQAHGFTPRGQALTRAGAKVGDYIAVTGYLGDAGRELKSLNKSSPLNDAINRLNYPYPRVQAGLALLGIATACIDISDGLIADLGHILERSQVGARVLLDKIPISEASLHSKGFPVLELALTAGDDYELCFTFPESRIDDINKIQHQLSLPMTHIGFIEETRGLRLHRPDGRPIEIANNGYQHFSKKK
- the ribB gene encoding 3,4-dihydroxy-2-butanone-4-phosphate synthase; amino-acid sequence: MSLNTTEEIIEDLRLGKMVIIMDDEDRENEGDLVMAAAAVRPEDINFMALYGRGLICLTLTRERCKRLNLPLMPKFGQGLHSTNFTVSIEAAHGVTTGISAADRAATIRAATKPDSKPEDLVQPGHVFPLMAEDGGVLVRAGHTEAGCDLARLAGFEASAVIVEILKEDGNMARRPDLEVFAAKHNLKIGTIEDLIRYRILNEHTVERIDATLFSSEYGDFELVVFNDRIHHATHIALVKGPIDSNKTTLVRVHVENPLYDMFAARDSRGWPLHDAMKRIASAEQGVLVFLTRAHAGLGLLDQVQRLKASHNQQEVESDQKPTDLRTYGIGAQILADLGVKKMHILSAPKVLHGLGAFGLEVLDYISE
- a CDS encoding phosphatidylglycerophosphatase A, whose protein sequence is MNQPNFKTLWSRPIQCLAFGFGAGLSPKAPGTIGTLIAIPIWWALIQFSFTFYLIASIFIAIVGIYICQRAAEQLGVHDHGGIVWDEISGFLLTMLFLPPTWQAVVAGFLAFRLFDIVKPWPISWCDRNVKGGFGIMLDDWLAGLLAGFLIFLLQYYCHCLF
- the nrdR gene encoding transcriptional regulator NrdR, whose translation is MRCPFCGAQDTKVIDSRLASDGDQVRRRRECSECSERFTTFEQAELSMPRIVKTNGSREPFTEEKLRAGMLRALEKRPVSTDSIETAVAHIKRELLHRGERETASRVIGDLVMQELRKLDQIAYIRFVSVYLSFADIDAFREVINRLEQDPTPEMHRDQISLLHDS
- a CDS encoding 4'-phosphopantetheinyl transferase superfamily protein; amino-acid sequence: MLNTSLLLIHHMNQAELAPLDDWLQTLPCDKRDSVLTLKDPALRYRRSIGLRLLQLGMQSIHHQHFDFKDLVYPNDYAKPYLINQFNAWQFNLSHSKDIISCAISQQSIGLDIEYIRQRNYQQFSTYLADSIPDFDKLNLQEFYQHWTALEAVIKAAGTVGLSNLRKVRLSNNLSAEKSALLHKKKWHLHYFSPDENYAGCLASENISEVTIKYINAIWNTSL
- a CDS encoding MFS transporter, with product MSTIVVVRKNNQACIAADTLTTFGDLKLTAARDRFHEKIQISNTSFFGIVGSAAHSLVMDDVISEGEITLDLTSRHAIFQSFLKLHSVLKDHYFLNPKGEDNDPYESSQIDALIANPSGIFGVFGLRDVNEFTQFWAIGSGADYALGAMHVLYDQLESAEAIALAGAAAGAAFDNASGLPLTHRVITLAGN
- a CDS encoding riboflavin synthase; its protein translation is MFTGIIADVGSIASLESLGGDARISISVNNLNLADETMGASIAVNGVCLTLVEKSPRHFSADVSLETLARTTLGKLEIGNRVNLESALRPQTALGGHLVSGHVDGVATVVSRDADARSERFVFSAPTGLARYIATKGSVCLDGVSLTVNEVDALHFGVNIVPHTLANTIMGDYKIGSIVNLEVDIIARYLERLLNAQQSH
- a CDS encoding 6,7-dimethyl-8-ribityllumazine synthase, translating into MSNDLLYSSGKTSALRAENFRFAIVAARFNAHIVDKLLAGAEKALLTHGADSKALTVVRVPGAFELPLAAQKLAATGRYDAVITLGCVIRGDTPHFDYVCNECARGINEVALKYNMPVIFGVLTTDNTMQAEVRAADNNNKGIDAALTAIEILQLYQTEAFKPA
- the nusB gene encoding transcription antitermination factor NusB, with the translated sequence MSRQHQGRRHARRRALQGLYQWHMNAVPASDIYTQFVETQDMRNTDMEYFKQLLVGVIAGVEAWDQFISSYGHIPLVQMDPVERNILRIAFYELRECLDIPYRVTINEAVELAKVFGAEDGHKYINAVLDKACKTLRSEEQGRP
- a CDS encoding lysophospholipid acyltransferase family protein — translated: MSDETTAPKKDKAFKFWLGRQVLKLYLRVLWWGSRKTIIGMQHIEPFLLAKKPIIACFWHQHMLAPSMLIIRLHQQRRLKLTFLISPSKDGEIPTGAMRDWGIPTVRGSSSKTGASALRQMTNIIKREGRSLCITPDGPRGPVHEFKSGALIVSRFTGAPVIPLSVHADKCWKFNSWDGFILPKPFTRFVLTIGEPLIIDAKATETEIETHAQNMQKYMYELYLKARDKAS